cagcacttctctcccatcagggagtatccattttccctcagacttcgtggctcctgattccttaaaaaaaaaaaatctctctctcaaaactttttaattctttcttagttttcaacaattccctgaatcctctctggatttattcttcgttttccctcagacattagacgccttaaatacctgacttctccTTCTACatattgtcatttattttgcaacactcccaagccctgctttcctagAAAGTCGAATAGCTTGTcagtagcttccttcacaactgtcttctcctgtcctgacaataaaagatcatctgcatatttgtaacagtaataccTCCTCGGGAGGTTGTAATcgctccaaaatctgttctagaacttgcccaaataaattggtggccctgtaaacccctgaggtaaaactgtccgcctgtattgttgcttccgcCCCCATTTCcgggtctttccagtcagaggtgaatagATCTTTGCTgtcagggcctgagagcactccattaataacactgttattccagccTAACAATTTGCCATTTGAATGCCCAAtgtcatcatcaaatcccttcccagcaagttagtccctgcctttggTACATACAGTAATTGTCCAGcgatcattttatcccctacTCTCAGCCTGGTATCCCCCaaaagtggcactgttatcccagcctCTTCTACCCGCATcacttttagggtttcattagttcatttaatccctgatactttacaaGCCAGTAATGAtctagctgccccagtgtattgggttcacatAGCAaggttcggggggggggggggaagcaggctgcccctccccccccccccccaatacttgggaaactgaccaaacaccacagcaaatataccaaaacttctagactgttacttagataatgccttCATCCTCTTTCCCTACTCgttcaacttcaaacagctctgtcaaacactacataccacacctttaacaccttcactaaccctttttaacacttctatctttctccagcctgtactttcccattttccttctctcctccttcttccactccggatattcctatttgaagtggccagcctggccacgcTTCAAAGCCCGTCCctgagctttccttgcctgccattccttcatctctcttcttctcctttccatcctggccctgactccccctgaagattttcttcctctttctccaaccctccACCTCACTACCTGCTACACCgtcaataccattagtttcgctctctgcttttccttctcatctccccacCCGATATACAACTCCAGGGCCTCCCGCAGGAGGGCCCCCcacagtgactgttcactacatccccccaccttctggagctttttctgtgtatcttgccaggctttaatcacaaaatgaactttcaagagacCTTGGGATACCAGGTCCTTGGCATTCATCCAcgagtactttctcattctgaccccaaatctctcatatgatttctgtgttgtgcattattattattccagccaggatCAGCAAGTGGGTATTTCTACCCTGCCGGtattacccctggtcctggaggatgagctctctcccatttttgtatagcagctctcctcccgatcattcccatttctttccctgtaaacaacatacttaTAGACATAATTCCCCCTCAAGAGCGTAGGttaggtcctaggaactggtctaagAGTTCAGCTAGCCTGTTGGGGTCCTCAACTAAGGACTTCGTCTCctccttaaaactcctaacctctctgccgGTAAGGAGAGGGGGGAGTTCACCTAAGAGGATAGACAGTTAGcgttagtactgttagtatcagggaaggcaaaattctcagcatctcttctaccttgttctaattcttgccagagcctagagtacgctccttctctagggacagtgttaattacagtccctgtctcccttcctggagcgactgctgctgccaccggtgcaatattaggattaaaGGGAGCGTAACTTGGCTCCTTCTCcgaaaaaggaatcttattgtttatgtataaatttaaagcctgaattttcatcagacccgtattttggccaaaatactgctgtttccttaattggttcttttgtcctgactgatacacaatatttaacctttttttttttcctctttcttttatcatctcctctgattattatttttccagtttcttatcattcttcaggaagaccTGTCGGcaggcactcccccagggatatctccctgtcccctggaactcatatttcccatttttcctagcccttgtcagtgtgctgctacagaaatttccctcctgcagggtaccacacactaacgttccgattctggaaaatgggggcgtactgccaagcactttaCCGTGCAAGGGCtaccgtacaccaaatttccctggtgtactgccaagcacttccccgtgcaagggctaccgtacaccaaatttcccgagacgcttcctttctctctcttatctcaCACTTCGGCTGTCTCCGGCCACGCCCCTCGCGGAGCTACAGAACCGCGGATCAGGACtctccacactcgcttcgtacaaaagtaTGTCTCAGTCACACATCACACGgagtctcacccgacccccaaggcaatacttaatatttcttaccttggtctctgcacagagttaccggatcaattcctaaacccggagtgcctaccttcttcccttccccactacttcatggatcctgcctctttaatcagtctcgggccctctgtcagccctccccagagctgcctctAACAGATCCTACTAGTTGTTACCTCAAAAAGAAGGACGTACCGATCTCTACTTGGAAACGCATCAGTCCGTAGACTCTTAACCACCTAAAGACCCCTGcaactgactgaaggaaaaccaaagcactTACCCCAAAGCGCAGCCCAGGCAGAATGAGCTCTCTGATGGCATGCCTGTGACTCAATTACCATTAAGCTCTGCCTGGAACCCAAACCCAATCacctgggaaaggggaggggcaAAGCACgagaaaatagaaagagagcaggaggcgcagcagctgtttttctttgcctttatttttttctagcttatCTGAACAGCATGCAGAGTGCAGACAGGAGAACTGGTGTCTGTCTAGTAGCAACAATACCAatgcttttgcttcagctttggATATTGAAATGACAATATGAGAAAGCAAGTTACTGAAGCTAACTGGAATGAGCTCAACCCTTCTTctacacaggaagaaaaatctagcAGCATAACAGATGacaacccaaaaaaaaaatcaatgtagtAACATCACtcgcaggaaaaaaaactgcgCATGCGCGGATCAGCGCCGCCTGCAGTACCCGATTTTCTCCGGAAGGGGGCGGCAGAGGGCGCCCAGGGGCGCCACCGCGCAGGCGCGGACCAGCGCCGCCTGCAGTGCCCACTTCTCgccggcagggggcggcagAGGGCGCCCGGGGGCTCCACCGCGCATGCGCGGAGCAGAGCCGCCTGCCGTACCCCCCTTTGgccggcagggggcggcagAGGGCGCATGGGGGCGCCACCGCGCATGCGCGGACCAGCGCCGCCTGCAGTACCCGATTTTCTCCGGCAGGGGGCGGCAGAGGGCGCCCGGGGCACCAACGCGCATGCGCATATCCGCGCCGCCTGCAGTACCCGATTTTCGCCGGCAGGATGCGGCAGAGGGCGCCGGGGGCGCCACCGCGCAcgcgccgccccgcgccgcctgCATTACCCGCTTTTTGCcggcagggggcagcagggagcgcCCGGGGGCTCCACCGCGCATGCGCCACCCCGCGCCGCCTGCAGTACCCGCCTTTGGCCGGCAGAGGGCGCCCGGGGGCGCCACCGCGCAtgcgccgccccgcgccgcctgCAGTACCCGCCTTTCGCCGGCAGGGGGCGTCCCGAGGTGAGCAGGCACAGCTTCCCAGACCATTTTCCCAGAAGAAGCACAAAcgaaaacagcagaaatttgcACCCCACGCCGCCTCAGGGAGGCCTCAGGATCTGCCTTGGGCAACGTGCCGCTCACGGCTGGGAAGCTGAGCGACGGCAAGCTGAAACAGTACATTTTTTACCAGGATAATAAAGGCAGGGAGATAATAATAACGAACCCAACGTGGGCAACGGGAAGCTCTGAGCCCAAGGACCACAACTCCCAGCTTGCTGGGGGAGAAGGTGCTCCTGGCGGCTTGACACTGCGGACGCCGCGGAGCCAGCCCCGGGCTTCCCGACCCGCAGCCCAGCACCCGCAGACCCGTGCCTGCCACCCCGTGCCATCCCTGCCTGGCCTTTCCCCGCCCCAGCCGCCAATCCCGCGGGACCCGGCCTCCGCAACGccatcccctgccctgggggTCCTGCCGGgaacccccagccccccccacctGCGCTTCTGCAAGCAGCCCCCACCACACAGAGCagtcccccccagcccagggagcaAAGACAGCACCGAGCTGCCCTCCCGGTCCCGCAATAGGCAGCTGCCCCCCCACCCGGCAGGGCTGGCCCCACACCCCGGACGACGGACATGGGGCCACCCCCCCTCCGGGCCCCTGCCCCCTCCACACCCACCCCGCTACGGAACCTGCACCCACACGCAGACGGCGACAGCCACTTACCGGGGCGGCAACCACCAAAGGGGGCACGGGCCGGAAAGCAAACTTTATTAAACTGCTGTGCAGGACTCCCGGGAGGGGGGCTGCGGTGGGGCTCCCTGCCCGGTcgttctccccttcccctggcgGGCAAGGCAAAGAGCGGCGTCCGTCTGTCCACCCGTCCGTCCCTGCGTGGGGAGCGGATGCTGGAAGTGGGCTTCTCACTATCGCTGCTTTGGGTAGTTGCGGAGTAATTGCCTGAAGTAACTAGGCCAATTAAACTCATATTCACCTTTTAAAGAAAGcgtacagcactgaagaagctttCAGGGTGGAGGGCAGCTGCGCTACCTAAGCGTTCCCTAGGCCTTCAACTTCACATGCTATCGCACCAGGGGAACGcggtgtgctgactctaaggaacaggCTGGAGCGTAAGGCGGAGTGGAAACACCACGGATAGGCTCTGCGACCAGATGGGGACCCGATGCTCTTGTGCACACTGAGACCGATAAGCTGCACgtttgctaccctgagccaacgacctgtcatgtttttaacaaaacactGTACTCTAGGGAACTTTTGCTCATTCTAGTATCATCATAAGatcaaaacacacctccatcccaaaagctccGTGCCTCCAAGGTGTGACCACTGAGCGCTGAGCACGCATGCTCGCTTGCTTTCGCGGACAGTGAATTTACCGCCGGCGATCCAAAGAACCCGTGTCcttgttgctgtaataaattgctgTTCAgtgcattgttcctagccgtgaCAGTTCTCATTGAACGCGACTAGAGCGAGAGTGTGCTACGTTATTTAGGTGAATCCGTGAccgtgatagttcagtaccctgaatccgacCAGAACCGTAACAGTTAGTCAGCTATGCCCCTTAACGCGACAGTATTTCATAGGCAAAAACATAAAGCCTAAGATTTCCCATGCCTAAGGCCCTGGGGGGCCGGCAGAGAAGGAACCCGAGACTCTTAGCCATGCGACTCCTGAGAATCGCAGCTTACAGTTAGTCACTCATTGTCTTCTGGTCTCTCAGGATGAGGCAGAGGTATAATAAATTCCTTCGCCACCTCTCTGGAAAGAGCTTTTCTCCTATCtgtgataaaggaaaaaaaaaagctgtgatcATGGGAGTCATTACACAAAGCCACACTCTGTGAATTCACTACTACAGTTAAGATCATTTTTAGTCAAAAAACACCTCGGCAGCAATGTTACCACTGCAAACATAGCGCTGCAAGTAAAATTCAACTCAAGATAAAGGAAAGGACGAGCTAAAAGGACGAATGATGTGACCAAAGGCAACTGCAACAACCATCTGGTAGATGGTTGTCCACAGCCCTCGGATTTCATGGTCATCTTTCCTGACAAACGAAtcctggaagaacagaaaagatacaCATCGTGCCCACAAAAGCCTTTGGGGAGActactgaaaggaaaaccaaaccaaaaaactagAAACAGCAAGTGGCGTGTACGTCGGTTTTGTTAACAGAGTAACACTAACGTACTAGAAATTTCCACGTTCTTTGCCCTCTACCTTGAAGAAGTCACCCAATTCTGTCAGTGTTCACcagcagttttttattttattttattttttattttctcatggaCATCCGAGGAAAACATTTCGAGTCTCTGTCATcgagggaggagagagaaaaaataaaaaagaaaaaaagagggatgaGGGGGGAAGAAGCACAGCCATTCCTTTCCTCGGTAACGCGAGCAAAAAGCTCAGGCGCTTGGCAACAACGTGCTTTGAAagataaaacacagaagaaactgcaCGTTATTTAATCTCAGCTACAGTGTCACATGTATTTGTACATGCTCATTTATTCATCTGTCAGTTTATTTTGCTACAGACACTACAGAACATAGAAACTGCAAGGTTACTACTACCTTTTGTAACCGATGGGATCTTCGGTAGGAATAGCTATCTAAAAGAGCCAACAAAATCCCCTTCGTTGACAGCCATCTGAACTTTTATCGTCTAAAAACAGTCCTACAAACATCCCCCAGGATGCTCAACTTCAGAAACTTTCCGTTCAACTTGAGGCAGAACAAGCCCTTAACCTGGACACCTTCACCTGGCTCTCCACTGTTAGCAGAGTAGCACTCTGATACCGTCCAGTACGTGCTGCAGCCTACTCGCTTACGCATATTTACTGCAGCCTGGTTCGATACGCTCACAGAGAGATCCATGAAAAATCCaccctttctttcagaaaaaaataaataaaataaatatgacacagtaaggaagaaaagctgaacatAGGGGATGCGGTCCTTTACCGAGTGGCATATCCAGCATAGGCACACGGAGTTTTTGGGCACGTGAGCGATCATCTACAACAGCTATCGGGACAAGCCAAATGCATGCACACGAGcctcaatttaaaaaacacGTTAAGTTCCTTTATAGCTTATGGAAATAACAATCTACAGCTTAGATGTATTTAGATTGCATCAGATTAGAGATTGCCTCCTTCGAAATACACAGGGAGGTGGGGAAACCAGCCTTTCAAACCTGTTGCCTAACAAGAGACGGCCCTTCTCCTCCATAGGTTAAGTTCTTCCAAGCATCGTCCTGTTTCTGGattttcagaatcacagaatcatctaggttggaagagacctccaaggtcacctagtccaacctctgacctaacactaacaagtcctccactaaaccatatcactaagctctacatctaaacgtctcttaaagacctccagggatggtgactcaaccacttccctgggcagcccattccaatgtctaacaacccttttggtaaagaagtttttcctaatatctatcctaaacctcccctggcgcaactttagcccattcctcCTCATCCTATCtccgggcacgtgggagaatagaccaaaccccacctcgctacagcctcctttaaggtatctatagagtgcgataaggtcgtccctgagtctcctcttttccagactgatcaatcccagctccttcagccgctcctcgtaagacttgttctccagacccatTCACCAACTTCattgtccttctctggacacgctcgagcaccttgatgtccttcttgttgtgaggggtccaaaactgaacacagtactcgaggtgtggcctcaccagagccaagtacagggaCAGCCACAATGGGATAGTCCTACCGGCATGAGTTGGGGATGCTTCCCTGGGGGTTTACTTGATGCTGAAGTAGGTTTCCTGCGGGTACAAGTAACATAGCACAAGATGGAAAGTAAGCTAAGGTACTTTCTGCAGCACAACACTTGTGCAATATTGGACCTGAGGGGACCACTCAAAGCCTGCAATCACTGAACGAGTATGTAGGGAGCCCTACAAGAAACAGAGCTTATGTTCTGCGAAGctcttttcctgttgaaaagAGGACCTTGTATTCAGTGTCTTTACTGAAATTTAGGCTACTTCCTAGTCGTTTTGGCATGTTAGCCTTTGTAGAAGCCAAGAGATTTTAAACTGCCAAGCACCATTTGTAATTCTTTTCTGACTACAGGAAATTTCAATCGGGGCGCTAGTTAATAGAAAAGTCTGTCTGTTTCATGCAAATCAAGTAGCTAAACCACGGACAGGAGTCTGCAGAAAGAATACTTTAAAAGGTGAATTTAAAGGGAAGGATAATACTTTGTTTTAGCTTTGCTTCTGATAAACTAGACTGAACCTAGTAAGAAGTGTTATCTAAATTTGAAATTGTGATGCTCTTGGAAAGCTCTGCTTTAGTAAAAGCAGTAACCATGTCATAGGTGGCACTTAACAGCTGGTTGTCCGTGTCCTCCTGCCCCATCTATGCTTGTAAAATTcacaaaaattctttttccacAAACCCGTACAACTTGTACTAGCAGATCCAGCTGCCAGAGCCTCACTGATAAATCTCTCTAGCAAGGTcacagtagaaagaaaaatattccagagtTGAGAATGGTAAACAGCAAGAGAACATGTGTGCCCCACCTGTATCTATCAAGAAAACAAGTATTAGCCCATGTCCAAGTACTTCTCTACATGTCATGTAAACGCTCATCTATAGAAACTCCTCGGTTTTAAGTTACATACAAATATGTATAGCCATTACACAGCCATGCATGCTTCAGTTCTTAGTCTACTGAGAATCAAGCCAGTTCTCATGGGAATTTTATTTACTCAGTATTTTCTTAAGTCATCTGTATTGTGTCTATGTAATGCAAGTAAGATGCATTTGCTGTGCATCCAGATGGGTGGGCTCTAAGTGCtgtaaggacagaaaaaaattctcacaTTAGAAAGgtgaaatgaaaactgctaTTAACCATCACACATTTGttacttcataaaatatatttaattaaaaataaagtatcaaACACTAGGCTGATGGAATATTATTAAACTACTTTGCTTTCAATTATTTATAGACTAAATTAAGCTTGTCTACTTCTCTAAAAGACCTTACATTTTTATGTCCAAAACCATAATActtgggggggggcagggaacAAAACATGAGAGATGCCCTTTAGATCActatctcagaaaaaaagaacacatacATATCAGGCGTTTCATGCTGTGGAGGTTTCACTTCTGTCCTGGATGTATCACACACCTGTCTGCATGAGGTGAACACACTGCACTTCTGGAAACCAGTAAGATTATAATGCTCTCAAAACTCAAAATCTAAGCTCTCAACAGACATATCTAAacaatttgaaacaaaagaaagtgcaatctgtttccttcagctttAGGAAGTCACAGTGGCAGATGACCAAATGTACAGTCAGTTGGATATAAAACCTTCTACTCATATGACCAACAGTTACTGCAGGAAGAAAGACAGATACAGTATCAATGTATCGTAGGAAGCTGTTCATAGGCATAAGACTTCATGCATGGTTCCACGCAAATTTCTTTATGCTGTTTCTTTACTGTTAATTCCATTTTAATGGACTCCAAACCCTTTATTTCTGAGGGTCTGATTCATTCTGATTGCTTCTTCTCTGGTATTTCATCCGTGTCTCTTGCATAAAATTTCTGAAGGCTGGTTCTTCATGACTCTCCTCAGTAactgggagaaaacaaacaaacaaacaaacaacacagtTCAATATTTCAGCATTCATTCTACTTGTGTTCCTAAAGAAAGCTAGAGTCAGGCTAGTCAGAGTGACACTGAAAGTCTATTTGGTCTTCAATTTCattacaagagaaaagaaagaagtgatcCTAAATATGAATGGAACAGGGAAAGTATGAAGATAGTCTGTGAGCTATATAACGCAATATCACACACTGTTAAGAACTTAAAAGATTGTTTTAAGACCAAGAGTGacaagaaaagggaagaaagacagGGACAGGAACTGTAAGACCATAAAGAAGATGAAACGTGCATTAAACAGGTTCAGGGGTCACTGCATGCATGGCCCAAACGTAACAAGTTCTCTGGTGAACACATATTGTTTTATGCAttgttgtattaaaaataattacttgaaTACACAATTTATAATTGAACTTTCACAAAGATTACAGTGTGGAATCCCTGGACTGAGCAGTGTGGCTGGGCTACTGCTATAAATTCATACACTTATATTTAGATGACCAAACGTTCGCTTGTCTCCTAGGCTCTTGTTACAGCTAATACAGCTAATGAAATACAGATAATATTTCATGCCTAGACAAGCAGCTTTTAGATCAGAACAGATCTCTCCTTCCCTTACCTTCATGGTCAATGTCATCAGTATCactctccctctcttcttcttcctcatcaAGAGTTCCTCGTGTTAGGATCAGCTCAGAGGGACCCATTGCAGAAGCATCATCAGACCCTTGGAAGGAACAGAAATGGCTATACACAAAACAGCATGCTAACAATAAGTTAGCTCACTCCCTGACAACTTCTATTTACatacaacaaaaacaagtacCTACTctaaaggaacagaaagctaCTTACAGGTTCCAAAGATACAGGACAGGCTGTAACAACATCATACTGAACTCCTCATATAAGGTAACAGCTGAACCAAGAGCAGAGCTTTCTCATTGTCTATTTTGaccttttctaaaatacttgATTACTCACAGTATGCCCATTGCTTTACCCACACACTAGGGTTTCCTCTTCTCATGTCTCTGACTAACACATGGGAGAGATAAGTCTGACCCATCCCACAGGAACTGACATCCCACTCCACTAAGATGAAGCTGCTTTCATGCTTTTAcagtgaagacagaaaagcacCATGCTACTTTTCAAGGCAGGCTCTTCAGAGAACTTCTGCAGTAAATGTAATATTGCTAGTAAGATACCTGCAAGTGTGTTGTTGCCCTGCATACACACAGTGCCCATGTCCTTCCACAAGTGTTCCAGCTGAtctctcttttgtttattttgaactttCTCCTGTGGGTACAAAGTTACAATTGGCTTATGAACACTTAAAACATATCTCACTCAATACTTGCAGTCTGTCCtctggggtggggtggggaagtCAACAAGCATGTCTTACATTACAgctaaatcatagaatcataaaggttggaaaagacctccaagatcatctggtccaaccatcaccctaccaccaataccacccactaaaccatgtccctaagcaccatgtccagcctttccttaaacagtcccagggacagtgactccaccacctccctgggcaacccattccaatgcttgactgctctttctgagaataaatttctcctaatttccaacctaagcctTCCCTGGCGCAACTGGAGGCCACTccttcttgtcctatcactagttatctgtgagaagaggccgacccccagctccccacaccttcctttcagtgagttggagagagcaataaggtctcccctgagcctcctcttctccagactaaacaatcccagttccctcagccgctcctcataggacttggattccaggcccttcaccagcttcgtagtccttctctggacacgctccagggcctccatgtccttcttgtaatgAGAGgcccaaaacagaacacagtatTGGAGGTGTGACCTCCCCAGAGCAGAGTAtagggggatgatcacctccctggtcctgctggctacagtATTCCTCATACAAGCCATCCTGTTACATAGAATGctattggccttcttggtcacctgggcacactgcgGGCTCACGTTCAGGCGAgcgtcaaccaacacccccagatccttttcctcttcacagctttccagccactctgccccaagcctgtagcgctgcatggggctgttgtggccaaagtgcaggacccagcacttagacatgttgaacctcatcccatcgGCCCCCgcccatcaacccatcctgtccaggtccctctgcatgGCCTTCCTATCCTCCAGCAGcttgacacttccccccagcttggtgtcatctgcaaacgTACTGAGGGTGCTCTCAATTCCCttatccaaatcatcaataaagatataaaagaggatgggccccaacaccgacctCCAGGGAACACCAatggtgactggtcaccagctggatttcactccgttcaccactactctctgggcccggccacccagccagtttttaacctaGCAAAGAGtatacctgtccaagccatggacttccagcttctccaggagaatactgtggaaGAATGTGTCAAAAGCTTCGCTGAAAtctaggtagactatgtcaacagcctttctgtcatccaccaggtgggtcacccagtcacagaaggagatgaggATGGTCAGGCAgcacttgcctttcatgaacccatgctgactgggc
The Cygnus olor isolate bCygOlo1 chromosome 3, bCygOlo1.pri.v2, whole genome shotgun sequence genome window above contains:
- the LOC121068194 gene encoding uncharacterized protein LOC121068194, encoding MFSFSSLLSHRRKALSREVAKEFIIPLPHPERPEDATRTRVLWIAGGKFTVRESKRACVLSAQWSHLGGTELLGWSLPSLSFPAVSGTLPKADPEASLRRRGVQISAVFVCASSGKMVWEAVPAHLGTPPAGERRVLQAARGGACAVAPPGALCRPKAGTAGGAGWRMRGGAPGRSLLPPAGKKRVMQAARGGACAVAPPAPSAASCRRKSGTAGGADMRMRVGAPGALCRPLPEKIGYCRRRWSAHARWRPHAPSAAPCRPKGGTAGGSAPRMRGGAPGRPLPPPAGEKWALQAALVRACAVAPLGALCRPLPEKIGYCRRR